Proteins from a genomic interval of Echeneis naucrates chromosome 21, fEcheNa1.1, whole genome shotgun sequence:
- the otc gene encoding ornithine carbamoyltransferase, mitochondrial, with translation MFSQMLSVNRPILKCLKTLHNRATRGFSIGPAAQGAVSLKGRSCLTLKDFSSDEIKKLLWVSGDLKHRIKHEKQYLPLLQGKSIAMIFEKRSTRTRMSTETGFALLGGHPCFLTSQDIHLGVNESCADTARVLSGLCDIVLARVYSHSTLEELDKEASIPIINGLSDLYHPIQILADFLTLQEHYGSLNGLTVTWIGDGNNVLHSFMMTAAKLGVHLRIATPKGYEPEKSVILEAQRLSKEYGTQLVLTSDPMEAAHGSNVLVTDTWVSMGQEEEKKKRLKDFEGYQITMQTGSVAKPDWTFLHCLPRKMEEVDDMVFYSSRSLVFPEAENRKWTIMGLMVSLLTSYTPQIPMLKF, from the exons ATGTTTTCCCAAATGTTGTCTGTAAACAGacccattttaaaatgtttgaagacTTTGCATAACCGAGCCACACGTGGCTTTAG CATCGGACCTGCTGCCCAAGGCGCAGTGAGTTTAAAGGGTCGCAGCTGTCTCACACTGAAGGATTTCAGCTCAGATGAAATCAAAAAGTTGCTGTGGGTGTCGGGGGATCTAAAACATCGGATCAAGCATGAGAAACAG TATCTCCCTCTTCTGCAAGGAAAGTCCATTGCAATGATATTTGAGAAGAGAAGCACCAGAACAAGAATGTCCACAGAAACAG GTTTTGCTCTGCTGGGTGGACACCCCTGCTTCCTCACCTCACAGGACATCCACCTGGGAGTGAATGAGAGCTGTGCAGACACAGCTAG GGTTCTCTCAGGACTCTGTGATATCGTCTTGGCACGAGTGTACAGCCATTCTACGTTGGAGGAGCTGGATAAGGAAGCCTCCATCCCCATCATCAACGGGCTGTCTGACCTTTACCATCCTATCCAGATTCTGGCGGATTTTCTCACTTTGCAG GAACATTATGGGTCCCTTAATGGATTAACGGTGACCTGGATTGGAGATGGCAATAACGTCCTCCACTCTTTCATGATGACTGCAGCCAAACTGGGGGTTCATCTTAGGATTGCTACACCGAAG GGCTATGAGCCAGAGAAGAGTGTTATTCTGGAAGCACAGCGACTGTCAAAAGAG TACGGAACTCAGCTTGTGCTCACCTCTGACCCAATGGAGGCTGCCCATGGCAGCAACGTTTTGGTAACTGATACCTGGGTTAGCAtgggacaggaagaggagaagaaaaagaggctcAAAGACTTTGAAGGTTACCAAATCACGATGCAG acaggaagtgtggcCAAACCAGACTGGACTTTCTTGCATTGCCTTCCTCGTAAAATGGAGGAGGTGGATGACATGGTGTTTTACTCCTCCCGCTCCCTCGTGTTTCCCGAGGCtgagaacaggaagtggacaaTCATG gGTCTGATGGTCTCTCTGCTGACTTCGTACACACCGCAGATACCCATGCTAAAGTTTTAA
- the gpr161b gene encoding G-protein coupled receptor 161, which yields MNNSRNCTVVGNGDSLAALESVSIVTITLFACLGNFLIVATLYRRPYLLTPSNKFVFSLTLSNLLLSMLVLPFVAVSSAKREWVFGVVWCNFTALLYLLISSASMLTLGAIAIDRYYAVLYPMIYPMKITGNRAVVVITYVWLHSLVGCLPPLFGWSTFEFDCFKWTCVASWHKEVSYTAFWVSWCILPPLFIMLGCYGVIFRVARMKARKVHCGTVVVAQDDSNGAQRNGRKNSSTSTSSNGSRRSLVYAGSQCKAFVTILVVIGTFLMTWGPYVGVVCTEAIWGQGSVSEWLETLVAWLSFCSAVCHPLIYGLWNKTVRKELLGMCFGDRYYRESFATRQRTSRLFSISNRITDLGMSPHLTAMLAGGGHLLAPGSSTGDTGFSFTQDSCTDVMLLDNFSIDGSSQPQQHGNLSGKRRSSVTFEDQVEHSKAENTSASSVQVHAEVHKSLDTFASCLAKAIESDAKLTLFGDSLALPGGLFTTRAAPRPRYLDGQRLRLESIDEGIVKDDRDEEEQDEEDKPA from the exons ATGAACAACAGTAGGAACTGCACCGTGGTGGGGAATGGTGACAGTCTGGCTGCCCTGGAGTCAGTCTCCATTGTGACCATCACGCTCTTTGCCTGCCTGGGGAACTTCCTAATTGTGGCCACCCTCTATCGCAGACCTTATCTGCTCACACCCAGCAATAAGTTTGTGTTCAGCCTGACCCTGTCCAACCTGCTGCTGTCGATGCTGGTGCTGCCTTTCGTGGCTGTAAGCTCAGCAAAGAGAGAATGGGTGTTTGGTGTGGTCTGGTGCAATTTCACTGCCCTACTTTATCTGCTCATCAGTTCTGCCAGCATGCTGACCCTCGGAGCTATTGCCATCGACAG GTACTACGCGGTGCTCTACCCAATGATCTACCCCATGAAGATCACAGGAAACCGGGCAGTTGTGGTTATCACCTATGTGTGGTTACACTCTCTGGTGGGctgcctccctcctctgttTGGTTGGTCCACTTTTGAGTTTGACTGTTTCAAATGGACCTGTGTTGCATCTTGGCACAAAGAGGTGAGCTACACTGCCTTCTGGGTCTCCTGGTGCATCCTTCCCCCCTTATTCATCATGCTGGGCTGTTATGGGGTCATTTTCCGTGTGGCCCGCATGAAAGCTCGAAAAGTACACTGTGGGACGGTTGTTGTGGCTCAGGATGACTCAAATGGAGCTCAGAGGAATGGGCGTAAGAACTCAAGCACCTCGACTTCCTCTAATGGGAGCCGGCGGAGCCTTGTTTATGCAGGAAGCCAGTGCAAAGCCTTCGTCACCATCTTGGTGGTGATAGGCACCTTCCTCATGACCTGGGGGCCATATGTTGGTGTGGTTTGTACCGAGGCTATCTGGGGACAGGGAAGTGTGTCTGAATGGCTGGAGACTCTGGTAGCATGGCTTTCCTTCTGCAGCGCCGTGTGCCACCCACTCATCTACGGTCTGTGGAATAAAACGGTGAGGAAGGAGCTGTTGGGGATGTGCTTCGGAGACCGTTACTACAGAGAGTCTTTTGCCACTCGGCAAAGGACATCCCGACTCTTCAGCATCTCCAACAGGATCACAG ACTTGGGTATGTCCCCACACCTGACTGCCATGCTGGCAGGTGGAGGCCACCTGTTGGCCCCTGGGAGTAGTACAGGAGATACTGGCTTCAGTTTCACTCAGGACTCAT GTACAGATGTGATGCTGCTGGATAACTTCTCCATTGACGGCTCCTCCCAGCCACAGCAGCACGGAAATCTGtctgggaagaggaggagctcaGTCACCTTTGAAGACCAGGTGGAGCATTCCAAAG CTGAAAACACCAGTGCATCCTCAGTCCAAGTCCACGCAGAGGTACACAAATCTCTAGACACGTTTGCCTCCTGCCTGGCGAAGGCTATAGAGAGTGACGCTAAGCTCACCCTGTTTGGGGACAGTCTGGCTCTGCCTGGGGGGCTGTTTACAACGAGGGCAGCACCGAGACCCAGATACCTGGATGGTcagaggctgaggctggagagTATCGATGAAGGGATTGTCAAAGatgacagagatgaagaagagcaggatgaggaggacAAACCAgcctga